In one window of Drosophila ananassae strain 14024-0371.13 chromosome XR, ASM1763931v2, whole genome shotgun sequence DNA:
- the LOC116656463 gene encoding uncharacterized protein LOC116656463 has translation MHKLESDNHAIVINPHRTPAGVHIRRFNAPVVNDVAGIMFGDRTATRQIVIRRINNDLQFISDTHRLYDAPPYPLIFWKGQDGYCVNIKQRDPVTGAEANQNVSSKDFYSRCLMIRRSRDNIILRFRELCQQFMVDMYVKKESERLRYLRHNQQKLLAEKYIHLRDAIANNADTAEIGNSVILPSSYIGSPRHMQEYI, from the exons ATGCACAAGCTAGAAAGTGACAATCACGCTATTGTCATCAATCCTCATAGAACACCAGCTGGAGTGCATATACGTAGATTCAACGCACCTGTTGTTAACGACGTTGCTGGAATCATGTTTGGTGACCGTACAGCTACGAGACAAATTGTAATTCGAAGAATAAATAATGATCTTCAGTTCATCAGTGACACTCACCGTTTATATGACGCCCCCCCATATCCATTAATTTTTTGGAAGGGACAAGACGGATATTGCGTTAATATTAAACAACGAGATCCCGTAACAG GAGCCGAAGCAAACCAGAACGTTAGCTCGAAGGATTTTTATTCGCGTTGTTTGATGATTAGACGCAGCCGAGACAACATTATTTTACGATTTCGTGAGCTTTGTCAACAATTTATGGTCGACATGTATGTGAAGAAAGAGAGTGAACGACTACGATACTTGCGACATAATCAACAGAAGCTGCTTGcggaaaaatatatacacttgcGAGATGCTATTGCGAACAACGCTGACACTGCTGAAATTGGTAACTCTGTTATCTTACCATCATCGTACATAGGTAGCCCACGCCACATGCAAGAATACATATAG